A stretch of Mucilaginibacter terrae DNA encodes these proteins:
- a CDS encoding autorepressor SdpR family transcription factor — protein MNLVFKALNDNTRREILEMLKEKDMTAGEIAERFNISKPSISHHLDLLRQAGLVVSVKEGQFINYSLNTTVMDEMLKWLMQFTTPNK, from the coding sequence ATGAACTTAGTTTTTAAAGCTCTTAATGATAATACCAGGCGCGAGATACTGGAAATGCTGAAGGAAAAAGATATGACCGCCGGCGAAATTGCCGAGCGTTTCAATATATCAAAGCCCAGTATATCGCACCACCTCGATTTGTTGCGGCAGGCCGGGTTGGTGGTATCGGTAAAAGAGGGGCAATTCATCAACTACTCGCTTAATACCACCGTAATGGACGAGATGTTAAAATGGTTAATGCAATTTACTACACCTAATAAATAA
- a CDS encoding SdpI family protein encodes MKKFSWYDVAAFAIWLMPIVYLINIYPALPAKVALHFGLDGKPDRYGDSNELLVPVGIMAVTSLGTYLLINFLPRIDPKQKAKYSADTFQKMALGLVVFLSAINVVIIAAAEGDLQIEKILFPMLGLFFAFLGNIMHSLKPNYFAGIRTHWTLESEETWTATHRLAGKVWFAGGLIITVVTLLLTARAANIVFLSLTGVMVVVPMVFSYIYFKNHRIKTK; translated from the coding sequence ATGAAAAAGTTTTCGTGGTATGATGTTGCGGCGTTTGCTATTTGGCTAATGCCCATAGTTTATTTAATTAACATATACCCAGCGTTGCCTGCCAAAGTTGCACTGCATTTTGGTTTAGATGGTAAACCCGACCGCTATGGCGATTCAAATGAGTTGCTGGTGCCGGTAGGCATTATGGCAGTTACATCCTTAGGTACCTACCTGCTTATTAATTTTTTGCCGCGAATTGACCCTAAGCAAAAAGCTAAATATAGTGCAGATACTTTTCAAAAAATGGCACTGGGTTTAGTGGTGTTTTTATCAGCCATTAATGTAGTTATTATTGCCGCTGCTGAAGGTGATTTGCAAATTGAAAAAATACTGTTTCCTATGCTGGGATTGTTTTTTGCTTTTTTAGGTAATATTATGCACAGCCTTAAACCAAACTACTTTGCCGGCATACGTACACACTGGACTTTAGAAAGCGAAGAGACCTGGACTGCTACACACCGCCTGGCTGGTAAAGTTTGGTTTGCAGGCGGGTTAATTATTACCGTAGTCACTTTACTTTTAACGGCCAGAGCGGCCAATATTGTGTTTTTATCGTTAACTGGAGTGATGGTTGTGGTACCTATGGTTTTCTCCTACATCTATTTCAAAAATCACCGCATTAAAACAAAGTAA
- a CDS encoding NAD(P)-dependent oxidoreductase: MNKQKIGWAGLGNMGNPMVKNLLKAGYPVEVYNRTRQKEQEVIEAGAKSAAGLQELAAGNDLVFVMVSDDAVSKEIFSSEDGLLAGDVAGKLFINVSTVSPETSRHLDEQCRVKGAGFLEAPVSGSVKPAQDGTLIMLVGGNAEAFEKAKPALDVLGKMSVLLGAVGTGASAKLAVNYFLALNVQGLAEAVQFAQTNGVKPEDMLNIINEGAVGSAITKLKTPSILSGQFPAAFALKHMAKDLRLAKEQKLISPLSTPVYESFKAAQEQGLGDEDLMAVYKYLAK, from the coding sequence ATGAATAAACAAAAAATAGGCTGGGCCGGATTAGGCAATATGGGTAACCCTATGGTTAAAAATCTACTCAAGGCAGGTTACCCTGTCGAGGTTTATAACCGTACCCGGCAAAAAGAACAGGAGGTGATTGAAGCCGGAGCAAAATCGGCCGCCGGACTGCAGGAGTTAGCCGCTGGCAACGACCTCGTTTTTGTTATGGTATCTGATGATGCCGTATCAAAAGAAATATTCTCTTCTGAAGATGGTCTGCTTGCTGGTGATGTTGCAGGTAAGCTGTTTATTAACGTAAGCACGGTATCGCCCGAAACCTCCAGGCATTTAGATGAGCAATGCCGGGTAAAAGGAGCCGGGTTTTTGGAAGCACCGGTATCGGGCAGTGTAAAACCAGCGCAGGATGGCACCCTCATTATGCTCGTTGGAGGTAATGCCGAAGCATTTGAAAAGGCAAAGCCGGCTTTAGATGTTTTAGGCAAAATGTCGGTTTTATTAGGTGCAGTAGGTACAGGAGCATCGGCTAAGTTAGCTGTAAATTATTTTTTGGCGCTAAATGTACAAGGCTTGGCCGAGGCCGTGCAATTTGCACAAACCAACGGCGTAAAGCCCGAAGACATGCTGAACATTATAAACGAAGGTGCGGTAGGCAGTGCCATAACCAAATTAAAAACCCCATCTATTCTTAGCGGGCAGTTTCCGGCGGCATTTGCCTTGAAACACATGGCCAAAGATCTGCGCCTCGCTAAAGAGCAGAAACTCATTTCGCCGCTGAGCACGCCGGTATATGAAAGCTTTAAAGCCGCGCAGGAGCAGGGGTTGGGAGATGAAGATTTAATGGCTGTTTATAAGTATCTGGCTAAGTAA
- a CDS encoding GAF domain-containing protein, giving the protein MERFLDLNISREDELQNIVTLAAETCQVPAAFLVLGEDGKIVQHSKFGTLAEHIAVENSLLDINLNDKQVTVIEDLQLHTELATHPLVKGTPHFRFYAGIPLTTYDGKTIGALYVLGVEAKKLSERRKRMLELLSRQAVTMVEFEMSIDVLREQFMEAKNSENKLRSFFESSKSSHLLIGLNMEVITFNKTFHDIAYMLFGKSITAGVKATDFIYPPYIADFEKNVQIALNGESFSGERQVKFKDLDPMWVKISYNPTYNSDGNIIGVSFNSTDITQRKQNEQKILEQNEALRKIAFMQSHQLRKPVASILGLMNLLKLEETEGNSGILKMMEQTVLELDETIHDIVKSTETSSQLDHIPKDYTF; this is encoded by the coding sequence ATGGAGAGATTTTTGGACCTTAACATCAGCCGCGAAGACGAGTTGCAGAATATTGTTACCCTGGCCGCCGAAACATGCCAGGTGCCTGCCGCATTTTTAGTTTTAGGCGAGGATGGCAAGATTGTTCAACACTCAAAGTTTGGCACCCTTGCCGAACACATTGCTGTTGAAAACAGTCTGTTAGACATCAACCTAAATGATAAGCAAGTTACAGTAATTGAGGATTTGCAATTACACACTGAATTAGCAACACATCCTTTAGTAAAAGGAACACCTCATTTTAGGTTTTATGCAGGCATTCCTTTAACTACCTATGATGGTAAAACTATTGGCGCATTATATGTATTGGGAGTTGAGGCTAAAAAACTATCAGAGCGTCGCAAGCGTATGCTCGAGCTGCTATCGCGGCAGGCGGTAACTATGGTTGAGTTTGAAATGAGCATTGATGTATTGCGCGAGCAATTCATGGAGGCCAAAAATTCGGAAAATAAACTCCGCTCGTTTTTCGAAAGCTCAAAATCGAGCCATTTGCTTATCGGCCTTAACATGGAAGTTATAACCTTTAACAAAACCTTTCATGACATTGCTTATATGCTGTTTGGCAAATCAATTACGGCCGGAGTAAAGGCAACCGATTTTATTTACCCGCCATATATTGCCGACTTTGAAAAAAATGTGCAAATAGCACTAAATGGTGAAAGCTTTAGTGGCGAAAGACAGGTTAAATTTAAAGATCTCGACCCTATGTGGGTTAAAATAAGTTATAACCCTACATACAATAGCGATGGCAATATTATAGGTGTATCATTTAACAGCACCGATATAACCCAACGCAAGCAAAACGAACAAAAAATACTTGAACAAAACGAAGCCCTGCGCAAAATCGCATTTATGCAATCACACCAGTTACGTAAACCCGTAGCATCTATTTTGGGCTTAATGAACCTGCTGAAACTTGAAGAAACCGAAGGCAACTCGGGAATTTTAAAGATGATGGAACAAACAGTGCTGGAGCTTGATGAAACAATACATGACATTGTAAAAAGCACAGAAACCAGCAGCCAACTCGACCATATTCCTAAAGATTATACTTTTTAA
- the argH gene encoding argininosuccinate lyase: MSKLWQKTTNVNELVESFTVGRDREFDRQMAAFDVLGSLAHTQMLQTIGLMSAEDLDLVQRELKSIYAEIQADNFEIEAGVEDVHSQVELLLTRRIGDAGKKIHSGRSRNDQVLVDLKLFFRDELQQVVAEIEELFNQLIELSNKYKDVLLPGYTHLQVAMPSSFGLWFGAYAESLADDMELILAAYKITNKNPLGSAAGYGSSFPLNRTLTTQLLGFEALNYNVVYAQMGRGKTERIIAQALSSVAATLARMAMDQTLYLSQNFAFVSYPENLTTGSSIMPHKKNPDVWEIMRGKCNRLQALPNDIAMMTTNLPSGYHREMQLLKELLFPAFAELKSCLHMANFMLQHIDVKTNILDDSKYAYLFSVEEVNRQVLNGVPFRDAYKQVGLDIEQGNFNPDKTVNHTHEGSIGNLGNEYITAAMDTVLQQFKFDKTAEAIERLVS, from the coding sequence ATGAGTAAGCTGTGGCAAAAAACTACAAATGTTAACGAACTGGTTGAAAGCTTTACCGTAGGCCGCGACCGCGAATTTGACCGCCAGATGGCCGCCTTTGACGTGTTAGGATCATTAGCACATACCCAAATGCTGCAAACCATAGGCCTTATGAGTGCCGAAGACTTAGACCTGGTTCAGCGCGAGTTGAAAAGTATTTATGCCGAAATACAAGCTGATAATTTTGAAATTGAAGCCGGTGTGGAGGATGTACATTCGCAAGTTGAACTGCTCCTTACCCGCCGTATTGGCGATGCCGGTAAAAAAATTCACAGCGGCCGTTCACGCAACGACCAGGTTTTGGTTGACCTTAAACTTTTCTTTCGCGATGAGTTACAACAGGTTGTTGCTGAAATTGAGGAACTGTTTAACCAGCTTATTGAATTGAGCAATAAATATAAAGATGTTTTGCTACCGGGCTACACTCACTTACAGGTAGCCATGCCATCATCATTTGGTTTATGGTTTGGCGCTTATGCCGAAAGCCTGGCCGATGATATGGAACTGATATTAGCAGCTTATAAAATTACCAATAAAAACCCGTTAGGTTCGGCCGCCGGTTATGGCTCTTCGTTTCCGCTAAACCGTACTTTAACTACACAGCTTTTAGGTTTCGAGGCATTAAACTACAACGTAGTTTATGCGCAAATGGGGCGCGGCAAAACCGAGCGTATTATTGCACAGGCTTTATCATCGGTAGCTGCCACCTTAGCCCGTATGGCTATGGACCAAACCCTGTACCTAAGCCAAAACTTTGCCTTTGTAAGCTACCCTGAAAACCTGACTACGGGCAGCAGCATTATGCCGCATAAAAAAAACCCTGATGTTTGGGAAATTATGCGTGGCAAGTGCAACCGTTTACAAGCCCTGCCTAACGATATTGCCATGATGACCACCAATTTGCCATCGGGCTATCACCGCGAAATGCAGTTGCTGAAAGAACTACTGTTCCCAGCCTTTGCTGAACTGAAAAGCTGCCTGCACATGGCCAATTTTATGTTACAGCATATTGATGTAAAAACCAACATACTTGATGATTCTAAATATGCTTACCTCTTTAGCGTTGAAGAAGTAAACCGCCAGGTGCTGAATGGTGTGCCTTTCCGCGATGCTTACAAACAGGTAGGGCTGGACATTGAGCAAGGCAACTTCAATCCTGATAAAACGGTTAACCATACCCACGAAGGCAGCATTGGCAATTTAGGTAATGAATACATTACTGCGGCTATGGATACTGTGCTTCAACAATTTAAGTTTGATAAAACCGCGGAAGCTATTGAGAGGTTAGTAAGCTAA
- a CDS encoding MFS transporter codes for MEFTQHHQPLTVVQRLKSIIGGSLGNLVEWYDWYVYSAFSLYFSSAFFPEGDSTAQLLNTAGIFAIGFLMRPVGGWLMGTYADKHGRKKALTASILLMSLGSLIITFAPGYKSIGIAAPILLVLARIIQGLSVGGEYGTSATYLSEMATKHNRGFYSSFQYVTLIMGQLIALGVLVLLQQLFLTDAQLHSWGWRIPFGIGAVLAISVMFLRRSLHESASFKAEEKTEAHGTIKALMQHPRAVATVIGLTLGGTVAFYTFTTYMQKFLVNTSGFSKTEATSISTFTLLAFMLLQPVFGALSDRIGRRPLLIAFGLLGSLATIPLLNTLSHTTDEWMAFGLIFLALIIVSGYTSINAVVKAELFPAEVRALGVGFPYAIAVSLFGGTAEYFALWFKQAGHAEWFYWYVTGCIAVSLLIYVFMKDTHKHSKIEAHHD; via the coding sequence ATGGAATTTACACAGCATCATCAGCCGCTCACCGTTGTTCAACGCTTAAAATCAATTATAGGTGGTTCATTGGGTAATTTGGTTGAATGGTATGATTGGTATGTGTATTCGGCTTTCTCGTTATATTTTTCATCGGCATTTTTTCCTGAAGGCGATAGTACGGCACAATTGCTAAATACGGCAGGCATATTTGCCATAGGCTTTTTAATGCGCCCGGTTGGCGGTTGGCTAATGGGTACCTATGCCGATAAGCATGGCCGCAAAAAAGCTTTAACGGCATCTATACTGCTCATGAGTTTGGGCTCATTGATCATCACATTTGCGCCGGGTTATAAATCAATAGGTATTGCTGCGCCAATTTTACTGGTGCTGGCTCGTATTATCCAGGGTCTTAGTGTTGGCGGCGAGTATGGTACCAGCGCCACCTACTTGAGCGAAATGGCAACCAAGCACAACCGCGGCTTTTACTCCAGCTTTCAGTACGTTACCTTAATTATGGGGCAATTGATAGCCTTGGGTGTGTTAGTTTTATTGCAACAACTATTTTTAACCGATGCTCAATTGCATAGCTGGGGCTGGCGTATACCGTTTGGTATTGGTGCTGTGCTGGCTATTAGTGTTATGTTTCTGCGAAGAAGCCTTCATGAATCGGCCTCGTTTAAAGCGGAAGAAAAAACCGAAGCACACGGCACCATCAAAGCCTTAATGCAGCACCCCAGGGCCGTGGCAACCGTTATAGGCCTAACTTTGGGCGGCACGGTAGCTTTTTACACCTTTACCACGTATATGCAAAAGTTTTTGGTGAATACATCGGGCTTTAGTAAAACTGAGGCTACCAGTATATCAACCTTTACGCTGCTGGCTTTTATGTTGTTGCAGCCTGTGTTCGGGGCACTATCTGACCGTATTGGTCGTCGACCATTACTTATTGCTTTCGGCTTGTTAGGCTCACTGGCTACTATTCCGCTTTTAAATACGCTTAGCCATACTACTGATGAATGGATGGCTTTCGGACTGATTTTTTTAGCACTGATTATTGTAAGCGGATACACCTCCATTAATGCCGTGGTAAAAGCCGAATTGTTCCCGGCAGAGGTACGGGCTTTGGGTGTGGGCTTTCCGTATGCCATTGCCGTTTCGCTATTTGGCGGCACAGCCGAATACTTTGCCCTTTGGTTTAAACAGGCAGGCCATGCCGAATGGTTTTACTGGTATGTTACGGGTTGTATTGCTGTCTCGTTGTTGATTTATGTGTTTATGAAAGATACGCATAAGCACTCTAAGATAGAGGCGCATCACGACTAA